The Vigna angularis cultivar LongXiaoDou No.4 chromosome 6, ASM1680809v1, whole genome shotgun sequence genome contains the following window.
TCTCTTTTCTTCACTTAGTTGTTTGAGATTAATTGCTTGAGCTTATATGTTTCTGTTCTGTTTTTGGGCTTGAGCTTATATGTTTCTACGTTTTTCTTAAGCTTGAGGCTATGCGTGCTCAAATTGTATTTTGCTTGAAACGAATTCTATGCTATATACtgtttataatattgtttagCATTAGCATTGATGTATTTCTGGTTTTCAGAACAGTGGTGTTTTAGTTAGAATGTCTACTTAACACATGTGTATTGGATTTGTACAATCTTGTTTCCATAGATGCATGTGttgttatatattaattgattttcaAAGAACTAAGAACATAATACTGCAGTTGTTAGAATAAGAGATTctgtttatttttaacaaaaactacACTTGATGGTGCAACAAGCAAGTTTACCCAAAGTTTCTGTGTCATCTTTAGAACTGGAAGATGCTGAACCTCCATTGAACTTGTACAAGCGTAAAGAGCCCTATACAACAACTATTGTGTCTGTTGAGAGGCTTATGGGACCGAAATCTCCTGGGGAAACTTGTCACAATTGTGATTGATCATGGTGGAAGTGTTCCCTAATGTTATGGTGTTATTCCTCCAGTAAGTGACTTATTACTGATTGTTATTCTATGCTGATGATTGATGCCTTCATATTTTTTGGACAAAGATCTTGATGTAGgaaaggtttttttttaaatatttactatgTTTAATTACGAGTGCTTTTCCTATAGGATTTTGGTGATTAGTCATCATCAAGCTGATTCAATCTCCCCTCTCCACCTTCCATCTCAAAACTAACGATGGCTTTTAGGCTTATTAATTCATGCATGTATAAAGcgttatttctaattttttttttgtcggaTTTAGAagttaatgtaattaaaattctaaattaatttccCAACTTGTATATACCACTTTACATGTAAAAATCCAAAGAAACTCGGGTATtcgaatattaaaaaaaaaactaactaaatattataatattatttaattttaggtttaatcattttcaatGTTATTATTTATGCACAATGGTCTCAAATAGATCTTTCTATTATTCGTTTGAATTATGTCCCTATTCGTGCAAAATTGATTCAACTGCACTGTTACCGtcaatttaaaacaaacaaacagtCAGTGTTAAGATTGCAGTGAGGTGACATGCTGACTTTACAAATGTGAAGTGTGTGGTAGAGTTAGGTGGCATGCTGACTTACACCGCCACCGAAATTGCAAAGTAGCCGCAAGCTGCCGTAGAGCATCGTTGCGATTCGCCGTAGAGCACTGTTGCGATGCCCAACCTCCATCAAATCACGAGAATCGCGCAAGCAACCACACCTCCAATCACAAATAATTGTCTTCGTGTCTTCACCTACAAACTCAAAACAAATCCCCAACGAGAAACAACAAACCCAAACCGCCATCGCTGTGAACCCTAATCACGTCTCATGAACCAGATTCATGTCCTCCATCATCTTAAAGCACCCAAATCGCGATTAAAAACCTGCAATAAGAAAATACAACCTAGTTTGCGAGTTCATCTTAAACCAcaaataagaaaattgatttgtttgtttgaaaagagtttttttatggtttttttttttgtttgaaaatgaattgtagtTGCGATTGCGGGCATGGAGCGACACAAAACCGATAGTCGACATTAATGGTATACTACGACAAATTGATAAGACACGTATCGGGGAGACTCCATTCAAGGAAATTGTTAGACGTTGGGTTGGCCATAatgaatgttttgttttgaatcaAAGAATGGTACCATTTAGGCATTGTGTAGAATGTTGGGGAATAGTGATTTTTGCAATGTTATTTATGGTTTGTTTAGaactttttcaatatttattgaTGTTAACTGTACATATTTGTTcttaaaaatgttgaaagaaaagTAGTTGTTACATTTATTCTTAATGAAATTTGAAGATCACAATGATCAATGTTTAAAATGTTTGCACTCCAGTCCGCACTATATTTGGATGTCAAGATTTATGAAATATTGTATGTGCATGGTTGTATGTacaaaaaatgatgaaaataaattcgCTTAAGTGACATTGACGAAAATAATTGTTTCCACCTcacttttaagttgaaaaaatgatgacaaagaaattaggcactccaaaatgagttTCATGTTCATAGTTGACCTTGTTGTGCAAAAAATTCACCtcaagtacccacttattttgcctttggtaCCAGTTTTGTTTATGCACCATGACTTTTACTAAATATGGTTCCTTTGCCCAAATTTCTtcataaattgtataaatattgGTTCCACATTAGTTACAAGTGCaaaaaatgatgacaaaaaaattaggcactccaaaatgagttTCATGTTCATAGTTAACCTTGTTGTGCAAAAACTTCACttgaagtacccacttattttgcttttggtaccagtTATGTTCCTGGACCATAACTTTTAGTAAATATGGTTCCTTTGCCAccaatttcttaataaattgtataataattattttcacatcacttttaagttgaaaaaatgatgacaaagaaaTTAGGTACTCCAAAACGAGTTTCATGTTCATACTTGACCTTGCTGTGCAAAAACTTCACCTCAAATACcaacttattttgcctttgatAAGTTCTATTTCTGCACCATGACTTTTAGGAAATATGGTTCCTTTGCCACCAATTTTTTCgtaaattgtataaaaattggTTCCACATTAGTTACAAGTACAAAAActgatgacaaaaaaattaggcactccaaaatgagttTCATGTTCATAGTTGACCTTGTTGTACAAAACCTTCAcctgaagtacccacttattttgtctttggtACCGATTATGTTTCTACACCATGACTTAGTAAATATGGTTCCTTTGCCACCAATTTCTtcataaattgtataaaaattggTTTCACATTAGTTACAAGTGCAAAAAATGATGACCAAaaaattaggcactccaaaatgagttTCATGTTCATAGTTTACGTTCCTGTGCAAAAATTTCACCTAatgtacccacttattttgtctttggtACCAGCTCTGTTACTGGACCATGAAAATTATGTTCAACGTAAATGATggtcaatttaaatttttattgccATCAATGATGGTCAATTTAAAACCCATTAATGGTAGTCGTCCACTAGATTACTTAGTTGtgtaataaatgttattttattagcATTGTCAATCACTCCAAACCTCAGGTGGCACTCCGGGGACAACGAAAATGGGTGTGTGGGAGGAAGCGACACTTTCTCTAGGAACGGCGGCACTCCGACGACACTCTGGTGGAAATATTAGGTGGGTGAGAGGAAGTTCTAGGTTTCGCGTATGAACGACAAACACTATGGCGACACTCTGACTGCAATGGGTAGGTGGGTGGAGGGAAGGGAAGATTCTGTAGGTTTCATTTACAAACGGTAGCACTCTAGCGACAATGGGTGGCTGGGTGGAGGGAAAAAGGAGACTCTCTAAGTTTTGCCTTTGACACGACAATACTACGGCAGCACTCTGACGACAATAGGTGATTGGGTGAAGAAAAGAGGAGACTCTTTCTTTAGATTTCGCGCTCTCGTGTCCAAAGCTTTCTcaaattcaaaatctaaaaaaaaataatcaaaagtaaaaaatcctGTCAGACAATTCTATTATCACATCAttctcaatttttaaaattatttttcaaatacacCACTCACATTTTGACACATCAGCGTGTCAAAATATTGTCAATATATCATTTCCCAAAACACGCACACAGCCTGTCTTAAACAACTGTTCATGAAAGAATCCAAATAAAACGAGACACAGTGCAATGAAATCTTGTGTTTGGGTGATGAAATCGAAAACACAGTCGGAACTTGTCCTTGAAACAAAAACACTTTTTCAGATCTATTTAGCATCAAACTCGCACTCCAAGCAAGAAGATCAGAGATGGAAGGCGTAGCACACAGAACAGTGGAAGTAAATGGCATAAAAATGCATATTGCAGAGAAAGGAGAGGGTCCTGTGGTGTTGTTCCTCCATGGCTTTCCTGAACTCTGGTACTCATGGCGTCACCAGATCCTGGCTCTCAGCTCTAAAGGATATCACGCTGTTGCACCAGATCTACGTGGCTTCGGTGACACTGAGGCACCAGCTTCAATCAGCAGCTACACCTGCTTTCACATAGTGGGTGACATCGTTGCCCTTATAGACCTTCTGGGTGTTGACCAAGTCTTCCTTGTGGCTCATGACTGGGGAGCCCTCATAGGCTGGTACCTCTGCATGTTTCGCCCCCACAGAGTCAAGGCTTATGTTTGCCTCAGTGTGCCTCTCTGGCCTAGAGACCCAAAAGTCAAGCCCGTCGATGGCATGCGAGCCTTATACGGAGATGACTACTATGTCTGCAGATTCCAGGTTACTAAATCTCTCATTCTCCTTGTTTaaacaagaaaattattaaatcagattttttttttctgtgtgaAACTAAAGGAAGGAGGTTGTGCAGATTAATGGCAGATGCATCGCAGTAACTAATTGTATTTAAAACTTGTGACAGAAACCAGACGAAATGGAGGCTCAGATGGCTGAAGTTGGGACTGAGTATGTGCTGAAAAACATTCTCACAACTCGCAAACCCGGTCCTCCAATTTTTCCGAAGGGAAAGTATGGAAGTGGGTTCAATCCAGATATGACTAACTCCTTACCC
Protein-coding sequences here:
- the LOC108343426 gene encoding uncharacterized protein LOC108343426, encoding MEGVAHRTVEVNGIKMHIAEKGEGPVVLFLHGFPELWYSWRHQILALSSKGYHAVAPDLRGFGDTEAPASISSYTCFHIVGDIVALIDLLGVDQVFLVAHDWGALIGWYLCMFRPHRVKAYVCLSVPLWPRDPKVKPVDGMRALYGDDYYVCRFQKPDEMEAQMAEVGTEYVLKNILTTRKPGPPIFPKGKYGSGFNPDMTNSLPSWLSEDDLAYYVSRYEKTGFTGPLNYYRNGNSNWELTAPWSGVKVQVPVKFITGELDMVYTSLNMKEYIYGGGFKQAVPNLEEVIVQKDVAHFNNQEAAEEIGNYIYEFIKKF